Part of the Helicobacter ganmani genome, TTGAATCTTTGCTTGTAGGCTGTGAGTGTGTGTGCTTTGGAATGCCTTTTTATGCGGGTTGGGGGCTAACACAGGATAAACAAACTTGCGCAAGGCGGAATCGCAAACTAAGCTTAGAGGAGGTTTTTGCTGCAAGTTATATCCTCTATGCGCGGTATTTTAATCCTATCTACAACCGCAAAAGCGATATTTTGGATACTTTAGAAACGATTAAAAAATATCGTTACAAAAAGAGTTCCAAAAAGGCTTTTATGTTTGGATTCTCTCTTTGGAAACACCATTTCCTTTTTGGATATTCGCGAAAAAAACCTAATTTCATTCAACCCTTTTTAAAGGAATTTCAACCGCAAAATATCATTTTCATCAATCCTCTTTGGGCAAATGCTTTAGACTTGGCTTTAAAAAAGGGTTTGGATAAGGAGAGTGTGATTTTTGTTTGGGGTAAAAAGGAGTTTAGTGCGTTAGAATCCTATGCAAAGACAAATGCGATTCCTCTAGTTCGCGTAGAAGATGGCTTTATCCGCTCACTAGCTTTAGGTTCTGACCTCACACGCCCTTTTTCTTTGGTTTTTGATGATAGAGGAATTTATTTTGATTCTACTGCACCAAGCAGACTAGAGGAGATTTTGCAAAATACACAATTCTCGCACGAGATTTTGGAAGAGGCAAAGGATTTAAAAGAGCAAATCCTAAAGAAAAAAATCAGTAAATACAATATTGATTCTCACGCAATTCTTAATCTTCCGCAAGAGAAGCCGAAGATTCTTGTTATCGGACAGGTAGAAGATGATGCTTCGATTCGTTTTGGTGCAGCGGGGAGAACAAATCTTTCTTTGTTGCAACAAGCAAGAGAGGAAAATCCACAGAGCTATATCCTCTACAAGCCCCACCCCGATGTGTTAAGTGGGAATCGCACGGGGCATATTGCACCACAAGTTGCATTAAAGTATTGCGATGAGATTCTTGAAAGAGTAAGTTTGCCCTCTGTGATAGAAGTCGTAGAGGAGGTGCATACACTCACTTCGCTTAGTGGGTTTGAGGCTTTGTTGTATGGCAAAAAGGTTGTTACTTATGGAATGCCTTTTTATGCGGGTTGGGGGCTAACACAGGATAAACAAACTTGCGCAAGGCGGAATCGCAAACTAAGCTTAGAGGAATTATTTTGCGGAACATATCTCCTCTATCCGCGTTATATCCACCCCAAAACACTAGAGCTTTGCGCGCCAAGCGTATTGATAGAAGCGTTGGGGAAAGAGAGACAAAGGATTCAGACTCACAAGTTTTATGCTTTTAAGATTTGGCTTTATTCGTTTGTTTCAAGAAAAATCCAAAGGCTTTTTAGGGGCTTTAAGCGGTAAGATTCTTGCTTTTTACTTTGCGATTCCATTGCAAAAGTTTTTTCTTAATTTGAGGATAGATTGCTGCGACTTGATTAAGTCAAGTCTTGCAAGGACTCGTTATTTTAAGATTCTTGGCAGGGTAATGCCCTGTTGGTTTTGGTATTTGCCTTTTTTGTCTTTATAGCTGACTTCGCAAGGCGCGTCTCCCTCCAAAAACAACACCTGTGCAATTCCCTCGTTTGCGTAGATTTTGGCAGGAAGCGGCGTGGTGTTGCTAATCTCAATTGTAATGTGTCCCTCAAATTCCGGCTCAAAAGGCGTAACATTGACAATGATTCCACATCGCGCATAGGTGCTTTTTCCTAGACAAATGGCTAAAATATTGCGTGGAATCTTAAAGTATTCAATCGTTCTTGCAAGCGCAAAAGAGTTGGGCGGCACGATACACACATCGCCAACAAAATCTACTACATTTGCTGCGTCAAAATTCTTTGGATCTACCACCATTGCATTAATGTTGGTAAAAATCTTAAACTCATTGCTCACGCGAATATCATAGCCATAGCTTGATAATCCAAAACTCACAACGCCTTGCCCCACTTGATTTTCGCAAAAAGGTTCAATCATTGCATATTTTTGCGCCATTTCGCGAATCCATCGGTCTTCTTTTAATCCCATTTGATTCCTTATTTATTTTTTAAATTAAATTATGATATTATAACAGATTAAATCAGTAAAATTCTTTTGGATAACAAAGGAATTTGGGAATCTATTTCAAAAAGGCTTAAGAATGAATTTTAAAGAGATAAAAGAACTTATAGAAATCTTTGATGCAAGTAATCTGAATCGTCTTAGTATTTCACAAGAAAATTCAACCATTAAACTTCAGAAAGGGCAAAATTGCGCAACAGCAGTGGTTGTAGAATCGCAAAATGCTCCTAGCGCGACTTTGCAAGCCCCACAAAGCCTTCCACAAATCGCCCCTGTCGCTTCTGCTCCAGTTGCGCCGATTTTAGTAGGAGAGACGATTAATTCTCCAATGGTCGGCACATTTTATCGTTGTCCTTCGCCCGATACTCCAGCATATGTGAATGCAGGAGATAAAGTCAAAAAAGGACAAACATTAGGAATCATAGAAGCAATGAAGATTATGAATGAGATTGAAGCAGAGTTTGATTGCATTATCAAAGAAATTATTCCAAGTGATGCGACGCCTGTGGAATATAATTCCCCCTTGTTTGTGGTGGAGAGAATCTAATGCAAGAAACACAAAAAGAAATTCATACCATTTTAATTGCTAATCGCGGAGAAATTGCCTTAAGGGCGATTCGCACGATTAAAGAAATGGGAAAAAAAGCCATTGTAGTGTATTCCACAGCGGATAAAGATGCACATTATTTGGATTTAGCGGACGCAAAAGTGTGTATTGGCGGGGATAAATCAAGCGAAAGTTATCTCAATATTCCAGCCATTATTTCTGCTGCGGAACTCTTTAATGCAGACGCAATCTTTCCCGGATATGGATTTTTGAGTGAGAATCAAAATTTTGTTGAAATTTGTAAGCACCATAAGATGGAGTTTATAGGACCAAATCCTGATGTAATGGCGTTAATGAGCGACAAAAGCAAAGCTAAAGAAGTAATGAAAAATGCAGGTGTGCCTGTGATTCCGGGTAGTGATGGCGCAGTTTCCTCCAAAGAAGAAGCCTTGAAACTTGCCAAGGAAATTGGCTATCCTGTGATTTTAAAGGCTGCAGCAGGAGGTGGTGGGCGTGGAATGCGTATTGTAGAAAAAGAAGAAAATATGTTCAACGCCTATCTTGCAGCAGAAAGTGAAGCGATTAGTGCGTTTGGTGATGGCACAATTTATATGGAAAAATTCATTGACCAGCCAAAACACATTGAAGTGCAGATTCTTGCAGATAAACACGGCAATGTTTTACATGTAGGAGAGAGAGATTGCTCATTGCAGAGGCGACATCAAAAGCTTATTGAAGAATCCCCCGCCCCTACATTAGAGCCAAAAACACGTGAGAAACTATTGCAAACTGCTATTACTGCGACAAAGGCGATTAAATATGTGGGTGCAGGTACTTATGAATTTTTGCTAGATTCCAATCAAAATTTTTATTTTATGGAGATGAATACACGCTTGCAAGTAGAACACCCTGTAAGCGAGCTAGTCAGTGGGCTAGATATTATTGAACTGATGATTAGAATCGCAGAAGGGCAGAGTTTGCCCAAACAAGAGGAAATCCATTTCAAAGGTTGTG contains:
- the accB gene encoding acetyl-CoA carboxylase biotin carboxyl carrier protein — its product is MNFKEIKELIEIFDASNLNRLSISQENSTIKLQKGQNCATAVVVESQNAPSATLQAPQSLPQIAPVASAPVAPILVGETINSPMVGTFYRCPSPDTPAYVNAGDKVKKGQTLGIIEAMKIMNEIEAEFDCIIKEIIPSDATPVEYNSPLFVVERI
- the dcd gene encoding dCTP deaminase: MGLKEDRWIREMAQKYAMIEPFCENQVGQGVVSFGLSSYGYDIRVSNEFKIFTNINAMVVDPKNFDAANVVDFVGDVCIVPPNSFALARTIEYFKIPRNILAICLGKSTYARCGIIVNVTPFEPEFEGHITIEISNTTPLPAKIYANEGIAQVLFLEGDAPCEVSYKDKKGKYQNQQGITLPRILK
- a CDS encoding capsular polysaccharide biosynthesis protein, coding for MFQNYYFYNLLQIFTTKNFKGWGRKKTGKFAVMCHKIFGGDLTLLEDGFVRSLGLGVENSPRFSVVEDKLGIYYDATSPSTLENLLNTYDFDSDPKLLATAREAMRRIVQYNISKYNCSKMLPQDYFAKDSSKKKILIIAQTNQDSSLLYGYGEKFSTSEMIESAYKENKGAKIYLKIHPDVLSGKRQSDILKHEIPPFCEVITEDFNPISLLKCFDKVYTKTSQMGFESLLVGCECVCFGMPFYAGWGLTQDKQTCARRNRKLSLEEVFAASYILYARYFNPIYNRKSDILDTLETIKKYRYKKSSKKAFMFGFSLWKHHFLFGYSRKKPNFIQPFLKEFQPQNIIFINPLWANALDLALKKGLDKESVIFVWGKKEFSALESYAKTNAIPLVRVEDGFIRSLALGSDLTRPFSLVFDDRGIYFDSTAPSRLEEILQNTQFSHEILEEAKDLKEQILKKKISKYNIDSHAILNLPQEKPKILVIGQVEDDASIRFGAAGRTNLSLLQQAREENPQSYILYKPHPDVLSGNRTGHIAPQVALKYCDEILERVSLPSVIEVVEEVHTLTSLSGFEALLYGKKVVTYGMPFYAGWGLTQDKQTCARRNRKLSLEELFCGTYLLYPRYIHPKTLELCAPSVLIEALGKERQRIQTHKFYAFKIWLYSFVSRKIQRLFRGFKR
- a CDS encoding acetyl-CoA carboxylase biotin carboxylase subunit, which gives rise to MQETQKEIHTILIANRGEIALRAIRTIKEMGKKAIVVYSTADKDAHYLDLADAKVCIGGDKSSESYLNIPAIISAAELFNADAIFPGYGFLSENQNFVEICKHHKMEFIGPNPDVMALMSDKSKAKEVMKNAGVPVIPGSDGAVSSKEEALKLAKEIGYPVILKAAAGGGGRGMRIVEKEENMFNAYLAAESEAISAFGDGTIYMEKFIDQPKHIEVQILADKHGNVLHVGERDCSLQRRHQKLIEESPAPTLEPKTREKLLQTAITATKAIKYVGAGTYEFLLDSNQNFYFMEMNTRLQVEHPVSELVSGLDIIELMIRIAEGQSLPKQEEIHFKGCAMECRITAEDPVKFYPSAGKITKWIAPGGGNVRLDTHAYAGYVVPMFYDSMIGKLIVWGKNRKEAIARMSRALDEFCIEGIKTTIAFHQEMMKNEDFKRGVIHTKYLEQKMANKAEKK